Within Ralstonia pickettii DTP0602, the genomic segment ATTCCACGACCAGCTCCCGGTCCGGCTGAGCCGTTGGCCGGCAGCCTGCAAGGCTTCACTGCGCCGCAACTGGTCCTCGATGCGCCGCCGCTCGGTAATGTCGCGGGCAATGCCGACCGTCCCGGCCGGCCGTCCGCACCCATCGGAATACGGAGTCTTGATGGTTTCGACCCAGGTCCGCGAACCGTTCGCCTGCGTATGCGGCTCTTCGATGCGTTGCCGCTCGCCTGAAGCCATGGTCCGGGCATCGTCGGCCAGGTACGCCAGCGCCCGATCGTGGGGATAGAAATCGTGGTCGGTCTTGCCGATCAGCTCGGCGGGGTGCGCCACGCCCAGGGACACCGCCAGGGCGCGGTTTGCGGCCACATAGCGCCCTTCCGTACCCTTGATCCAGGCCAGGTCGGGAATGTTGTCGAGGATCGCGGCCATCCTGGTATTGGCATCGCGAATTTCCGCCGTATGCCGGTCGATGCGCGCGAACATCAGGTTCAGCGCCTCGACCAGCTCTTCGATTTCATCCTGCCCGTGCCGGGACCGGCGCAGGCTCAACGGCGCCGACGGTACGCCGGGCACGCGTTTGCGCAACCCCGTGGTGAGATCGACGATATGGCGCGTGGCAACGCGATGGACAATCCAGAGAATAAAGAGCGCAACCAGGAAGGTCTTGGCTGCGTTGCTGGCCAGGATGACAACCGCCTGGCGCAGGATGTCGCGATAGACCTCGTCGAGGCTGGCCTCCACGCGCAGCACGCCTACCTGGCGTTTGTCGCCGTCGCAGCAATAGATGGGAAACTCGCGCGCGACCACATTGCGCTCGGCATGCGTGCCCCGATGCACCACCAGCGGGTGCGTGGTCTGCGCCGTTTCACGCACTTCGACGTAGCGGATATGGGGCAATTGCAGCATGCCCTCCAGTTGTTCCTGGACCAGGCGGCTGTCGAGGGACCAGAGCGAACTGCCAAGCGCGCCGGAGTAGCCTTCCTCCATCTCGCGGAAGCGATTCTGGATGCCGGCCACTTCAGCCTGGTAGCTGAGCGCAAGCTGCATGGCGGTCAGGACCAGCGTGATGAGGGTGCTGAACAGCACGACACGGGTCAGCAAGACTACCGCGATCCTCTCCCGCGGGGCATGCCACAGCTGCAACAACCATGCAGGGATGACCGACTTCAACTGACGTACTCCCGGATTTCTCACCAACGCCCGACCGAAAGACCAGTCCGAACTTTAACGGCTGTGGGCGCGCTTTTGCTGACGGCAGGTACAAACACCTAGGCGCGTGCGACAATGGCGCGCGGGTTATCGATCGGAAAGTCGGAGATGGTGCGCATGGTTCGGATCCTGGTGATCTGCCTGGCTGGCTTGCTGGCAGTCATTCACCACACCGTGGCCAGCGCCACGGAGATTGGCGTCGTCCTCGCGGGCAACCGCAGCCAGTTCTGGCAGGTGCTCGCCGAAGGCGTGCGCAAGGCCGCAAGCGACGCCAAGGTCAACGTGATCATCCGCGCTCCCAATGAGGATGACCCGCAGGCGATCCGGGACAACCTGCAAGTGCGGATGATCCAGTCCATGCTGGAGCGCAAGGTGGACGGCCTGATTCTCGCGCCGATGCCGGTCGCGGCGCCCGCGGCCCCTCCGGTCATTGGCGTTCCCTTCCTCCTGATCGACAGGGAGGGGGCCGATTACTCCGCGCCCCTGGTTGCCACGGACAACTACGCCGCTGGCCGCCGGGCTGCGCAAACCTTGCGCGGCGCCCTGCCCCGCGGTGCCCGCATCGGCGTCTTCCGCGTGGCGCGGGATCTGCAGGCCACCACCGCGCGCGAAAACGGGTTTATCGCCGCCGCTACGGAACTGGGATTCCGGGTGGTGCTGCAAACCTACCTGGGTTATGACATCCGCGGCATGCAGACCGCTGCCGCCGCGGCACTCGCAAAGCACGCGCAGGCGCTCGATGCCGTGTTCACGCCGCATGACATCTCGACTTTCAGCGTGGTGCGTGCGATCAACGCGCTGCCGAAAGGCAAGCGCCCCCTGCAGGTCGGTTTTGACTATTGGCCGAGCTTTGCGCCCAGCCTGCGCAATGGCGAACTCCACGCCATCGTTATTCAGCGGCCATTTAACATGGGCTACGAGGCAATGCGCGAGCTGGCCGAATCCATGCGCGCGAACCGGCCGCCGCGTCATATCCGTATCGGCACGCTCGTGGTGACGGCGGCGCGTCTTGATGATGCCGATGTACGCGAGGAACTTGCGCGCTACTAGAAATCGCCCAAGGCACCGCGCGAATGAGTTGATGACCAGCGCTGTCAGGGAAATCCGAAGCGCAATTCAGCGCTGGCTGACTGGCCGGCCACCACGGCGCCTCCGATAATCGCCACATAACAAGCTCTGATATACGAAAAGCCGGCCGCAGGAGATCAACGCAAATCCAGGACTACGGCGCATCAAGCGCCGCGACGCGGTGACTGTGCCGGCTTCGGGCCAGTGCGTGGGGCTTTGGGACGGCATGCGGCTAGCGCGGGGTAGCCAGCCGTCCTCCTCTCTTCTCTTTCTCTTATCGGCACCCGCGAGAGAATGACCTGCAGGCTAGCAGGGCATGAAACACGCCCGCGCCGCCTCGCTGGGCGTCAGGCCCGAGCGGAAATATATGCGCAGGCGTTCCAGCGTAAGGTAGTCGGGCACGTAAGCACTGGATACGAGGCCGGATCTCAGTGCGTAGTCATGCAGGGCTGCAGCCCAGGCGTAGATATCGAAGGGTGCCGTGGCCGCACCCTGCGGGCCCGCGCCACTGTCGGCGTCGTACCCATCTTGGTCGTCAAACAAGCCAGTCCCCTGAAAGAACGCCGGATCCTGCATCCGGCGCGCTGGTCTGCGATGCCGTGACGGGGGCGCGGTTGCCTCACACGCCCTGCCTCACGCGCCATATGCGGCCAACCCCGCCCTGCTCGTCATGGGCGGGAAGACATACCAGGCCCCGTCGCCATGCCTGAAAAACACGATCGACAGCTTGCCGGTCACGCGGTCGGCTTCCACACATACGAATCGACTGCCGCAGTCCCGCATCCGCCCCATGGCGGCAACGCGCGGTGGATACGCCACGGCTGGTCCCAGCCATTTATCCACCATCGACCGCAACGACTTCTCTGCTCCCATGCTTCCTCCACTTGCGGGCTGCCCCGGCACTGCCGGCCGACGTTGCAGCTTCCATGATTCCATCGTAGGCGGGTCGGGCGGCCACCGCATTCAGCGGACGATGAAAGGGCGTTCAGCACTCCCTGAATCAATCGTAGGAAAATCCTGACACCGGCCGGCTGGGTGGCGCCGCCTACTCCTGCGTGAAGCCATGCTTGATGGCATAGCGGATCAGGTCGGCGTTGTTCTGCAGGCCCAGCTTCTGCATCAACCGCATCTTGTGGGTGCTGATGGTCTTGGCGCTCAGCGAAAATGACTCCGCAATCTCGTTGACAGTCTGGCCGGCGGCGAGCCGCTGCAGCACCTGGAATTCCCGGTCCGAGAGCACCTCGTGCGCGGGAGCGTCCGCACCGCGCTGGTGAAAGACCATGGCGTCGACCAGCGCAGGGTCGATGAACTTGCCGCCTGCAGCCAGCTTGCGGATCGCCCCAAGCAGGATTTCCGGGTCGCTGTCCTTGGTCACATAGCCCGATGCCCCGGCACGCAGCGCCCGCGAGGCGACCTGTGCTTCGTTGTGCATGCTCAGGATCAGGATGGCAAGATCGGGCCACTCGGCCCGCACGCGGCGGATCAGGTCGATGCCGCTGATGCCCGGCATGGTCATGTCGAGCAGCAGCAGGTCGAATTCGCCGGCGCGCAATTGCTCGAGCACTGCGCCACCGTCCGCGGCCTCGGCCGCAACCACTACATCGGTGGTGGT encodes:
- a CDS encoding hypothetical protein (K10439: rbsB; ribose transport system substrate-binding protein), whose translation is MARGLSIGKSEMVRMVRILVICLAGLLAVIHHTVASATEIGVVLAGNRSQFWQVLAEGVRKAASDAKVNVIIRAPNEDDPQAIRDNLQVRMIQSMLERKVDGLILAPMPVAAPAAPPVIGVPFLLIDREGADYSAPLVATDNYAAGRRAAQTLRGALPRGARIGVFRVARDLQATTARENGFIAAATELGFRVVLQTYLGYDIRGMQTAAAAALAKHAQALDAVFTPHDISTFSVVRAINALPKGKRPLQVGFDYWPSFAPSLRNGELHAIVIQRPFNMGYEAMRELAESMRANRPPRHIRIGTLVVTAARLDDADVREELARY
- a CDS encoding hisitidine kinase, translating into MIRVLIADDHAIVRSGLKQIVATTTDVVVAAEAADGGAVLEQLRAGEFDLLLLDMTMPGISGIDLIRRVRAEWPDLAILILSMHNEAQVASRALRAGASGYVTKDSDPEILLGAIRKLAAGGKFIDPALVDAMVFHQRGADAPAHEVLSDREFQVLQRLAAGQTVNEIAESFSLSAKTISTHKMRLMQKLGLQNNADLIRYAIKHGFTQE